One stretch of Anguilla anguilla isolate fAngAng1 chromosome 5, fAngAng1.pri, whole genome shotgun sequence DNA includes these proteins:
- the vps37a gene encoding vacuolar protein sorting-associated protein 37A isoform X2 — protein sequence MNWIFPSSKGSGPLPPLNSLQQQRQRQIDSLKAAHSNIAEIQKDVEYRIPFTVNNTTVSVNILLPPQFPQEKPAVSIYPPVAHHLVDKHNGSVVTSPLITNFGMHSDLGKVIQSLLDEFWKNPPVLIPGPTNFPFMYKPTGMPPYPAQGFHFLPSFPPQDSPRSVGPGPVPHSGAEPHGPPRAAAPAYGLITDLPLPVPTADAQAGLNGHMYKMPEIPESFPELSDMSMSQLKDMNDQEDVLLEFFAGLPQLKQVTTDKEELVNNILDIAKKNLSLEPQLEGKRQEMLYKYEQITQMKSSFETKMQRQHELSESCSLSALCCV from the exons ATGAACTGGATTTTCCCTTCATCCAAGGGGTCTGGACCACTTCCACCTTTGAACAGTTTACAACAGCAACGGCAGAGACAAATAGACTCACTCAAAGCTGCCCATTCCAA CATAGCTGAGATTCAGAAGGATGTTGAGTACAGGATTCCGTTCACAGTCAACAACACAACTGTCAGCGTTAACAT TTTGCTTCCACCTCAGTTTCCCCAGGAGAAACCTGCCGTCAGCATATACCCCCCTGTCGCTCATCATTTAGTGGACAAACACAATGGCAGCGTGGTCACCAGCCCCCTCATAACAAAT TTTGGAATGCACTCCGATTTGGGGAAGGTCATACAGAGTCTGCTGGATGAATTTTGGAAGAACCCCCCTGTCCTGATCCCAGGTCCCACCAACTTTCCCTT CATGTACAAACCGACGGGCATGCCCCCGTACCCTGCCCAGGGCTTCCACTTCCTCCCCTCTTTCCCGCCTCAGGACAGCCCCCGATCCGTGGGGCCCGGCCCCGTGCCTCActcgggggcggagccacacgGCCCGCCGCGGGCCGCCGCTCCCGCCTACGGGCTCATCACGGACCTGCCTCTCCCAGTGCCCACCGCGGACGCCCAG gCAGGGTTGAACGGCCACATGTACAAGATGCCTGAGATTCCCGAGTCCTTTCCGGAGCTTTCCGACATGAG CATGTCTCAGCTGAAGGACATGAATGACCAGGAGGACGTTCTGCTGGAGTTTTTCGCCGGCCTCCCACAGCTGAAGCAGGTGACCACCGACAAGGAGGAGCTGGTCAACAACATCCTGGACATAGCCA AGAAGAACCTGTCACTGGAGCCACAGCTGgagggcaagaggcaggaaatgTTGTACAAA taCGAGCAGATCACCCAGATGAAATCTTCCTTTGAGACCAAGATGCAGCGACAGCACGAGCTCAGTGAG AGCTGCAGCCTGAGcgccctgtgctgtgtgtaa